A portion of the Stigmatella aurantiaca DW4/3-1 genome contains these proteins:
- a CDS encoding response regulator, producing the protein MSTILLVDDEQDLLDLFTEVLEQMDHRVLIAHDGQEALSIAQQKAPDLVVTDWMMPRMDGLELCHQLHGDAHLKGLPIILHSSSGNPHAPGTQFVSKSCSLEEFGSLVNRVLASSTHVRKPARPEAALRSSRLSHTTLIFGLGEAACTTAH; encoded by the coding sequence ATGAGCACGATTCTCTTAGTCGACGATGAACAGGATCTGCTCGACCTCTTCACGGAGGTGCTGGAGCAGATGGACCACCGCGTCCTCATTGCTCACGATGGACAAGAGGCCCTGTCCATCGCCCAGCAGAAGGCGCCTGATCTGGTGGTCACCGATTGGATGATGCCGCGCATGGACGGGCTGGAGCTGTGCCACCAGCTCCACGGGGATGCGCACCTGAAGGGCCTTCCCATCATCCTCCACAGCTCTTCGGGCAACCCTCATGCGCCAGGCACCCAGTTCGTCTCCAAGAGTTGTTCGCTGGAGGAGTTCGGGAGCCTGGTGAACCGGGTGCTCGCCAGCAGCACCCATGTGCGGAAGCCCGCGCGGCCGGAGGCGGCTCTCCGTTCTTCGCGCCTCTCGCACACCACGCTGATCTTCGGTTTGGGAGAAGCCGCATGCACCACGGCACATTGA
- a CDS encoding protein kinase domain-containing protein produces the protein MESDEASEELDDVFLRHVAQVSVPLRTPMRGESLGGQDGRRFEIREQLGGGSMGLVFRARDQELQRVVALKFLHLRDRGSEEPMSALLRQEAKAIAQLDHENIVRIFDVAEWIGEPWEPKVPFLIMECLEGEPLSALLSRELPPLRRCIDIMRGMAAGLAHAHEHHIVHRDLKPGNVFITRSGQVKLLDFGLAYLTDAVSPAAPHLPAAGTPAYMAPEQWLGQAQDARTDIWAAGIVLFEMLTGELPCSEMSLVGLKEWALSPAPVASVRERRPELPEDVEQLLATMLAKAPEQRLASAAELGERLRQLEAGLTPWSGEMASLGPQRRQVTLVACWLSDLAGLAEHLDAEDFSDLEGAFHQACSEILAQHGGSITTCMGDEVLACFGYPQAREDDSEKAARAGLHLVTHLGAVIQQKLPYLPRRKLTVKVGLHTDTVVLDNLLPGLQGRTAALQGEAPKMAFWLARQAAPESVCLSHTAWHLVRDAFRTEPMGVHSFQGLSGEVKGAIYRLVREKRTTRSRFERAHESGGLTPWVGREAELRRLLGYWEQAQQGSGAFVLVQGEAGIGKSRLLQELRERISLEGGSRLHVQCWAQFSSSALRPIIELLLSVLKLDPEGNPQSNLRKLQGRMGAVGLPIEHVRMLAAFLSLPVAELPPHMRVAPERQKEKTFEALVTLLLRMTEDRPVFAVVEDLHWADPSTLELLGALLGHVGNARLCVFLSARPDFKPAWAENPRVHPVPLERLSPQQTAELIRLSTIGKALPDETVEQLVAKTDGVPLFAEEMTRMVVEQAPAGTAAGPPSTIPITLSGLLLARLDMLPRQQKTLAQLCAVVGRGFSHSLLTALSGRSPVNLQRDLTGLLQAGLLQQEEVASEARYRFRHALIQDAAYHSLLRRTRREYHRRIAQTLAIQAPELAETQPELLAHHYTEAGENERAIRLWTKAGEQASLRSANVEALRHLGQALRLLGTLPDTRARSEQELQLRVAFGMPLMQLRSLRSREMEQNYSRVMELLHQVGDAMPRLSISTWGTYAYAFGRAKFHVAQELAELTVGQGERQHSRELLALGHRMIATNHFTWGNMSTALEHVDAALEFSDFDLAQHRELAVRQWVNPRVAALAYGSVVLSAVGRDALARRYGDEAVTLAEKIGHPHTLGFGLTYVALGCQLRKEPGCAQQWVERCIAISSEHHFRLWLGWSVFIKSWLLAEQGRVQEGLTLMQANLARWRNAGIRAGMPLFLGMFAELHLKLGQFTQGMAAVTHALGWAETLEERSYEAELRRLEGELHRALGNESAATESFSQARAVARLQGSAGFGRRAEESLNRQFRELGWDRGHAHPR, from the coding sequence ATGGAATCAGACGAGGCGTCAGAAGAGTTAGACGACGTTTTTCTCCGGCACGTGGCCCAGGTCTCCGTTCCCTTGCGGACCCCGATGCGCGGAGAGTCCCTGGGCGGTCAGGATGGCCGCCGCTTCGAGATCCGCGAGCAACTGGGCGGTGGCTCGATGGGCCTGGTCTTCCGTGCGCGGGACCAGGAGCTCCAGCGCGTGGTGGCGCTCAAGTTCTTACACCTTCGGGACAGGGGCTCCGAGGAGCCGATGAGCGCCTTGCTCCGGCAGGAGGCAAAGGCCATCGCGCAGCTCGATCACGAGAACATCGTCCGCATCTTCGATGTGGCCGAGTGGATAGGGGAGCCTTGGGAGCCCAAGGTGCCCTTCTTGATCATGGAATGCTTGGAGGGTGAGCCCCTCTCGGCGCTCTTGTCGAGGGAGTTGCCCCCCCTGCGCCGCTGCATCGACATCATGCGAGGCATGGCCGCGGGCTTGGCCCATGCGCACGAGCACCACATCGTTCACCGGGACCTCAAGCCGGGCAATGTCTTCATCACCCGCAGCGGGCAGGTGAAGCTCCTCGACTTCGGGTTGGCCTACCTGACGGACGCCGTCTCTCCGGCCGCCCCCCACCTGCCGGCGGCGGGGACTCCCGCCTACATGGCCCCGGAGCAGTGGCTGGGACAGGCGCAGGACGCTCGAACCGACATCTGGGCCGCGGGGATCGTGCTCTTCGAGATGCTCACCGGCGAGCTGCCCTGCTCCGAGATGAGCCTCGTGGGGCTCAAGGAGTGGGCGCTGTCACCCGCGCCCGTCGCGTCGGTCCGGGAGCGGCGCCCGGAGCTGCCCGAGGACGTGGAGCAACTGCTGGCCACCATGTTGGCCAAAGCCCCCGAGCAGCGCCTTGCCAGCGCGGCCGAGCTGGGCGAACGCCTGCGACAGCTCGAAGCGGGGCTGACGCCCTGGAGTGGCGAGATGGCCAGCCTCGGGCCGCAACGCAGACAGGTGACGCTGGTGGCATGCTGGCTGTCGGATCTCGCGGGCCTCGCGGAGCACCTGGACGCCGAGGACTTCAGTGACCTGGAGGGCGCATTCCATCAGGCCTGCTCGGAGATCCTTGCCCAGCACGGGGGCTCCATCACCACGTGCATGGGCGATGAGGTGCTCGCTTGCTTTGGGTATCCCCAGGCCCGGGAGGACGACTCGGAGAAGGCGGCCCGCGCGGGGCTTCATCTGGTCACGCACCTGGGGGCCGTCATCCAGCAGAAGCTGCCGTATCTGCCTCGCCGGAAGCTGACCGTGAAGGTGGGGCTTCACACGGACACCGTGGTGCTGGACAACCTTCTGCCCGGGCTCCAGGGCCGGACCGCCGCGCTTCAGGGAGAGGCGCCGAAGATGGCGTTCTGGTTGGCGCGGCAGGCCGCGCCTGAGTCCGTGTGCCTCAGCCACACGGCCTGGCACCTCGTGAGGGATGCGTTCCGGACGGAGCCGATGGGCGTTCACTCCTTCCAGGGGTTGTCCGGCGAGGTGAAGGGGGCGATCTACCGTCTGGTCCGGGAGAAGCGCACCACGAGGAGCCGCTTCGAGCGGGCCCACGAGTCGGGGGGGCTCACGCCTTGGGTGGGCCGGGAGGCGGAGCTCCGGCGGCTGCTGGGGTACTGGGAGCAGGCCCAGCAAGGCTCGGGGGCTTTCGTGCTCGTGCAGGGCGAGGCGGGGATTGGCAAGTCGCGCCTCCTGCAAGAGCTGCGCGAGCGGATCTCCCTGGAAGGGGGCAGCCGGCTGCACGTGCAATGCTGGGCCCAGTTCAGCAGCAGCGCCCTGCGGCCCATCATCGAATTGCTGCTGTCGGTGCTGAAGCTCGATCCAGAAGGAAATCCGCAATCGAACCTGCGCAAGCTGCAAGGGCGCATGGGGGCAGTGGGGCTCCCCATCGAGCATGTGCGGATGCTGGCCGCGTTCCTGTCGCTGCCGGTGGCCGAGCTTCCTCCCCACATGCGCGTTGCCCCGGAGCGGCAGAAGGAAAAAACCTTCGAGGCCCTGGTGACGTTGCTGCTGCGGATGACCGAGGACCGTCCCGTCTTCGCCGTCGTCGAAGATCTTCACTGGGCCGACCCCTCGACGTTGGAGTTGCTCGGGGCCCTGCTGGGCCATGTCGGGAATGCCCGGCTCTGTGTTTTCCTGAGCGCTCGTCCGGACTTCAAACCCGCATGGGCCGAGAACCCCCGGGTTCATCCGGTGCCTTTGGAACGGCTATCGCCCCAGCAGACCGCGGAGCTGATCCGCCTCTCCACCATCGGGAAGGCGCTGCCAGACGAAACGGTCGAACAGCTCGTGGCGAAGACGGACGGGGTGCCCCTGTTCGCCGAGGAGATGACGCGCATGGTGGTGGAGCAGGCCCCGGCGGGGACCGCCGCGGGTCCCCCTTCCACCATCCCCATCACCCTGAGCGGGTTGCTGCTGGCGCGGCTGGACATGCTGCCCCGGCAACAAAAGACGCTGGCCCAATTGTGCGCCGTGGTGGGGCGCGGCTTCAGCCACTCGCTGCTCACCGCGCTCTCTGGCCGGAGTCCGGTCAACCTCCAGAGGGATCTCACCGGGCTGCTCCAGGCGGGCCTGCTCCAGCAGGAGGAGGTGGCGAGCGAAGCCCGGTACCGGTTCCGCCATGCGCTCATTCAGGATGCGGCCTACCACTCCTTGCTGCGCCGCACGCGGCGGGAGTACCACCGGCGCATCGCGCAGACCCTGGCCATCCAGGCCCCGGAGCTCGCCGAGACGCAGCCCGAGCTGCTCGCCCACCACTATACGGAGGCCGGAGAGAACGAGCGGGCCATCCGCCTCTGGACGAAGGCTGGAGAGCAGGCCAGCTTGCGCTCGGCCAATGTGGAGGCCCTCCGCCACCTGGGCCAGGCGCTCCGGTTGCTGGGGACGCTGCCCGATACCCGCGCCCGCTCCGAGCAGGAGTTGCAGCTGCGGGTGGCGTTTGGCATGCCCTTGATGCAACTGCGCAGCCTCCGGTCCCGTGAAATGGAGCAGAACTACTCCCGGGTGATGGAGCTGCTTCACCAGGTGGGGGATGCCATGCCCCGCCTGTCCATCTCCACCTGGGGGACGTATGCCTATGCCTTCGGGCGGGCGAAATTCCATGTAGCGCAGGAGCTGGCGGAGCTCACCGTGGGACAGGGAGAGCGCCAGCACAGCCGGGAACTGCTCGCCCTGGGGCACCGGATGATCGCCACCAACCACTTCACGTGGGGCAACATGTCCACGGCGCTGGAGCACGTCGATGCCGCGCTGGAGTTCTCGGATTTTGATCTCGCCCAGCACCGGGAGCTGGCCGTGAGGCAATGGGTCAACCCGCGCGTGGCCGCGCTGGCCTATGGCTCCGTCGTTCTGTCGGCCGTCGGCCGGGATGCCCTGGCCCGCCGCTATGGTGACGAGGCGGTGACGCTGGCGGAGAAGATCGGCCATCCCCACACCCTGGGTTTTGGATTGACCTACGTGGCGCTGGGCTGCCAACTGCGCAAGGAGCCCGGGTGTGCCCAGCAATGGGTGGAGCGGTGCATCGCGATTTCCTCGGAGCACCACTTCCGGCTGTGGCTCGGCTGGTCCGTGTTCATCAAGAGTTGGCTGCTGGCCGAGCAGGGGCGGGTGCAGGAAGGACTCACGCTCATGCAGGCCAACCTCGCGAGGTGGCGCAATGCGGGCATCCGGGCGGGCATGCCCTTGTTCCTGGGCATGTTCGCGGAACTCCACCTGAAGCTGGGCCAGTTCACCCAAGGGATGGCGGCGGTCACCCACGCCCTGGGGTGGGCGGAGACGCTGGAGGAGCGCTCGTATGAGGCGGAGCTGCGACGCCTCGAAGGCGAGCTGCACCGGGCGCTTGGCAACGAATCCGCAGCCACGGAGTCGTTCTCGCAGGCACGGGCGGTGGCTCGCCTCCAAGGGTCGGCGGGCTTCGGCAGACGGGCCGAGGAGAGCTTGAATCGCCAGTTCCGTGAGCTGGGCTGGGATCGGGGCCACGCCCACCCGCGTTGA
- a CDS encoding RNA polymerase sigma factor produces the protein MAIDRERLERDIQELCLRKDTGKAVERALQGYGMEIMRLIASVLHNPEQAKDAFSLFCESLLKGLPGFRWESSFRTWAYRLARNACYQLMHAPSGRELPVTSSAFPEQPQWHRSDTRPWQRTSVKERFRALRDSLEPEERMLLMLRVDQRLSWTEVARIMWDLDEAPTGAALSRKATALRQHFQRVKTHLRTRAIEQGLIEQEEAASARTPSPEEEGPSP, from the coding sequence ATGGCGATTGATCGCGAGAGGCTGGAGCGGGACATCCAGGAGCTGTGTCTGCGCAAGGACACGGGCAAGGCGGTGGAGCGGGCCCTGCAAGGCTACGGGATGGAGATCATGCGGCTCATCGCCTCCGTGCTGCACAACCCGGAGCAGGCCAAGGACGCCTTCAGCCTTTTCTGTGAGAGTCTTCTCAAGGGGTTGCCCGGGTTCCGGTGGGAGAGTTCCTTCCGGACGTGGGCTTACCGTCTGGCACGCAACGCCTGTTATCAGCTCATGCACGCGCCCTCCGGGCGCGAGCTGCCCGTCACGTCCTCGGCCTTTCCAGAGCAGCCTCAGTGGCACCGCTCCGACACGCGCCCCTGGCAGCGGACGTCGGTGAAGGAGCGCTTCCGGGCCCTGCGCGACAGCCTGGAGCCCGAGGAGCGCATGCTCCTGATGCTCCGTGTTGATCAGCGCCTGTCCTGGACCGAGGTGGCCCGCATCATGTGGGATCTGGACGAGGCGCCCACGGGGGCGGCGCTGAGCCGCAAGGCCACGGCCCTGCGGCAGCACTTCCAGCGCGTCAAGACCCACTTGCGCACCCGGGCCATCGAGCAGGGCCTCATCGAGCAAGAGGAGGCCGCCTCCGCCAGGACGCCTTCACCGGAGGAGGAGGGCCCTTCTCCTTGA
- the asnB gene encoding asparagine synthase (glutamine-hydrolyzing) has protein sequence MCGIAGIFGGPDPVLLERMTRRLHHRGPDGHGTAVVGQAGLGNTRLSLLDWEGGAQPMTGRTGLTLVYNGELYNHATLRRSLEQEGVAFQTRSDTEVLLRALEQRGLACLEELEGMFAFAFSDGARLTLVRDAFGIKPLYYALVDGGRRLVFASELKALLVDPALPRELDRTSLFEWATFRFTLGERTLFKAVRQVPPGGTLEVSREPDGTLTLRAGRHSPPRPLPLPEREEDRIKLLRERLTESVRGQWVADHPVGIFLSGGVDSSLLAALLAQGGSREIHTFSLADDPTLPDLAVSRRLSEALGTHHHEYSFEPDTLLESLPRSICSLEAPGEPTIVESAAPLIRNHVKAVLCGDGADELFAGYVIHSLPGPWLKSCMEGYNRMIRTGEIPQDECAAAKASLHAMAVPDPAAAREAVYRFFLEGQLTDAHLRVWDGGSMASGLEVRVPYLDRSVRDVAFALPWEQRIRGRVRKALLREVARKVLPASLAAVIVDRPKLAAPSAVRRTAEALDRAAREILPSDEREPHPLQRYCATPAQRILLDLFVYLFIGRGGDLPEDFRWRELYTTHRRELTEALTRV, from the coding sequence GTGTGCGGCATTGCTGGCATCTTTGGTGGGCCGGATCCCGTGCTGCTCGAGCGCATGACGCGGCGGCTCCACCACCGCGGCCCGGATGGGCACGGAACGGCCGTGGTGGGCCAGGCGGGACTGGGCAACACGCGCCTGAGCCTCCTGGACTGGGAGGGCGGCGCCCAACCCATGACGGGCCGGACAGGGTTGACGCTCGTCTACAACGGAGAGCTGTACAACCACGCGACGCTGCGCCGGAGCCTCGAACAGGAGGGCGTCGCCTTCCAGACACGCAGCGACACCGAGGTGCTGCTGCGCGCCCTGGAGCAGCGCGGATTGGCCTGCCTGGAAGAGCTGGAAGGCATGTTCGCCTTCGCCTTCTCGGATGGAGCGCGGCTCACGCTGGTCCGGGATGCCTTCGGCATCAAGCCCCTGTACTACGCCCTCGTCGACGGGGGGCGCAGGCTCGTGTTCGCCTCGGAGCTCAAAGCGCTGCTCGTGGATCCAGCGCTGCCGCGGGAGCTGGACCGCACCTCCCTCTTCGAGTGGGCCACCTTCCGCTTCACCCTTGGGGAGCGCACGCTCTTCAAGGCCGTGCGCCAAGTCCCCCCCGGAGGCACCCTGGAGGTCTCTCGCGAGCCGGACGGCACGCTGACCTTGCGCGCGGGACGGCACAGCCCACCCCGCCCCCTCCCCCTTCCCGAGCGCGAGGAAGACCGGATCAAGCTGCTGCGCGAGCGGCTCACGGAGTCGGTGCGCGGCCAGTGGGTGGCCGACCATCCCGTGGGCATCTTCCTCTCGGGTGGGGTCGATAGCTCCCTGCTGGCCGCGTTGCTGGCGCAGGGCGGCTCCCGGGAGATCCACACCTTCTCCCTGGCCGATGATCCCACCCTGCCGGATCTCGCCGTGAGCCGGCGGCTGTCCGAGGCCCTGGGCACGCATCACCATGAGTACAGCTTCGAACCGGACACCCTGCTGGAATCCCTTCCGCGCTCCATCTGCTCCCTGGAGGCCCCCGGCGAGCCGACGATCGTGGAGAGCGCCGCCCCGCTGATCCGGAACCACGTCAAGGCCGTGCTCTGTGGGGATGGCGCGGATGAACTGTTCGCGGGCTACGTGATTCACTCCCTGCCAGGCCCTTGGTTGAAGTCCTGCATGGAGGGCTACAACCGGATGATCCGGACGGGAGAGATTCCCCAGGACGAGTGCGCGGCCGCCAAGGCCTCGCTTCATGCCATGGCCGTCCCGGACCCAGCGGCGGCGCGAGAGGCCGTGTATCGCTTTTTCCTGGAAGGCCAGCTCACGGACGCCCACCTGCGTGTCTGGGACGGAGGCTCCATGGCCAGTGGCTTGGAGGTCCGGGTGCCGTACCTGGACCGGAGCGTCCGCGACGTGGCATTCGCCCTGCCCTGGGAGCAACGCATCCGGGGACGGGTGCGCAAGGCGCTCCTGCGCGAGGTGGCCCGGAAGGTATTGCCCGCCTCCCTCGCCGCCGTGATTGTCGATCGGCCGAAGCTCGCGGCCCCTTCGGCGGTCCGCCGCACCGCGGAGGCACTGGATCGCGCGGCCCGGGAGATCCTGCCGTCGGACGAGCGGGAACCCCATCCCCTGCAACGCTACTGCGCCACACCGGCCCAGCGGATCCTGTTGGACTTGTTCGTGTACCTCTTCATCGGAAGAGGCGGCGATCTGCCCGAAGACTTCCGGTGGCGGGAGCTCTACACCACACACCGGAGGGAGCTGACCGAAGCGCTGACCCGGGTCTGA
- a CDS encoding glycosyltransferase, whose amino-acid sequence MRICAIIKYPPIQGGVSAQSYWMCRALAEAGHEVHVVTNADEVEEDYRLMLTQEDRTWLEPSFGTGRVQLHGTERMSPIFLHVPQTNPYVGKLAGVATEVVRRHRCEIIFSYYYEPYGVAAHMASSWTGVPYLVRNAGSDLGRLMNRHGLGTTYREIIRRANGVCVGNPLLFLGMGVPPSNLYRGPPPDIIRQRFRPDVEPLDLNGYLNEVARDQPHLLNNRRPIDPSVPVIGIYGKVGVNKGTYDLVKALGQLRKEGQKFHFVSLTRGKRVGPLLKAVEEQGLSEVTWILPFVAHWNVARFIRACRAVCFLERDFPITFHAPTVPREVLGCGTCLVLSGEVAAKQPFHDRLISGQNMLLVPNPQVTEDLAAAVRKALEDPEGAQRMGQKGHELLETIRPRDLAAEYTRLFEDVLARHRGQPGQMSAAERGLPENREEGLRRTVPGLLEALGERAEATLQAYLEAHPKEPAHLFEDASAFCRWIETGGGGTQRDATLAEVARYTGLLVWMGHFTAEDEAQPAFERPDVWEATRGGPSPETLRALAPLRSQWVRVERFHALPPGLLAGAASPGGEATVVFHKRTNLYGHHFRVNPFTSELLDRCNGQQTVGELLEHYRSRGAASSGKVEPAVLQALERFHQEGLIVFVKPAAPRAGA is encoded by the coding sequence GTGCGCATCTGTGCCATCATCAAGTACCCGCCCATCCAGGGCGGTGTGAGCGCCCAATCCTATTGGATGTGCCGCGCGCTGGCCGAAGCAGGCCACGAAGTGCACGTGGTCACCAACGCGGATGAGGTGGAAGAAGACTACCGGCTCATGCTCACGCAGGAGGACCGCACCTGGCTGGAGCCCTCCTTCGGCACGGGGCGTGTCCAGCTGCACGGGACCGAGCGCATGTCCCCGATCTTCCTGCACGTGCCCCAGACCAACCCCTACGTGGGCAAGCTCGCGGGCGTGGCCACGGAGGTTGTCCGGCGCCACCGCTGCGAGATCATCTTCAGCTACTACTACGAGCCCTACGGCGTCGCGGCGCACATGGCCTCGTCGTGGACCGGTGTGCCCTACCTGGTGCGCAATGCCGGCAGCGACCTGGGCCGGCTGATGAACCGGCATGGCCTGGGCACCACGTACCGGGAGATCATCCGGCGCGCGAACGGCGTCTGCGTGGGCAACCCGCTGTTGTTCCTCGGCATGGGGGTGCCCCCCAGCAACCTCTACCGGGGGCCTCCGCCCGACATCATCCGCCAGCGCTTCCGGCCGGACGTCGAGCCGCTCGATCTGAACGGCTACCTGAACGAGGTGGCCCGCGATCAGCCCCACCTGCTGAACAACCGGCGCCCCATCGATCCCTCGGTGCCGGTGATTGGCATCTACGGCAAGGTCGGCGTGAACAAGGGGACGTATGATCTGGTGAAGGCGCTCGGCCAGCTGCGCAAGGAGGGGCAGAAGTTCCACTTCGTGTCGCTCACGCGCGGCAAGCGGGTAGGCCCCCTGCTCAAGGCGGTGGAGGAGCAGGGCCTGAGCGAGGTGACCTGGATCCTCCCCTTCGTCGCCCACTGGAACGTGGCGCGCTTCATCCGCGCGTGCCGCGCGGTGTGCTTCCTCGAACGGGACTTTCCCATCACCTTCCACGCGCCCACGGTGCCCCGGGAGGTGCTGGGGTGCGGCACCTGCCTGGTGCTCTCCGGAGAGGTCGCCGCCAAGCAGCCGTTCCACGATCGCCTGATCTCCGGGCAGAACATGCTGCTGGTGCCGAACCCCCAGGTGACGGAAGACCTGGCGGCGGCGGTGCGCAAGGCCCTCGAGGATCCCGAGGGCGCCCAGCGCATGGGCCAGAAAGGCCATGAGCTGCTCGAGACCATCCGCCCAAGAGATCTCGCCGCCGAGTACACCCGCCTCTTCGAGGATGTCCTCGCCCGGCACCGCGGGCAGCCGGGACAGATGTCCGCGGCCGAGCGGGGGCTTCCCGAGAACCGCGAGGAGGGTTTGCGGCGAACGGTGCCGGGGCTGCTGGAGGCGCTCGGAGAGCGGGCCGAGGCGACGCTCCAGGCGTACCTGGAAGCCCACCCGAAGGAGCCTGCCCACCTGTTCGAGGACGCGAGCGCGTTCTGCCGGTGGATCGAAACGGGCGGGGGCGGAACGCAGAGGGATGCCACCCTGGCGGAGGTGGCGCGCTACACGGGATTGCTCGTGTGGATGGGCCACTTCACGGCCGAGGACGAAGCCCAGCCTGCCTTCGAGCGTCCCGACGTGTGGGAAGCCACCCGGGGAGGCCCCTCTCCCGAGACACTTCGGGCGCTGGCGCCCCTGCGAAGCCAGTGGGTACGGGTGGAGCGCTTCCACGCGTTGCCGCCGGGACTGCTCGCCGGCGCGGCAAGCCCTGGCGGAGAGGCGACCGTCGTCTTCCACAAGCGGACCAACCTCTATGGGCATCACTTCCGCGTGAATCCCTTCACCTCGGAGCTGCTCGATCGGTGCAACGGCCAGCAGACGGTGGGTGAGTTGCTCGAGCACTACCGGAGCCGGGGCGCGGCCTCCTCCGGGAAGGTGGAGCCCGCGGTGCTTCAGGCCCTGGAGCGCTTCCACCAGGAAGGCCTCATCGTCTTCGTCAAGCCAGCCGCCCCTCGCGCGGGTGCGTAA